GCTACACGCTATAGATTTATCAATTCGCTTCACCAGGCCGGTGATAACTTTACCCGGACCAAATTCGTATGCCTGAGTGATCCCCTCTTTTGCTAATTGCTGTACCGTTTCAGTCCAACGCACAGGGCTATATAGCTGACGAACGAGGGCATCTTTAATTGCATCACTACTTTGCTGCTGTGCAACATCAACATTATTGATAACAGGGAATACAGGCGCTGCGAATTCAATTTCAGCCAAGTCTGCAGCCAGTTGCTGTGCAGCCGGCTTCATCAGTGCACAGTGAGAAGGTACGCTAACGGCCAAAGGTAAGGCACGCTTGGCACCCGCTTCTTTACACGCAGCAGAAGCGCGCTCAACCGCTTCTTTGTGGCCAGCAATGACCACCTGGCCCGGTGAATTGTAGTTTACCGGTGCAACCACTTGCTGTTCAGCCTGCTCTTCACAGATCTTTGTGATGGATTCATCATCCAGACCTATGATTGCGGCCATTGAACCTGTACCCGCAGGTACTGCCTGTTGCATATATAATCCACGTTTCTCAACCAGCTTTACAGCCGTAGCCAGGTCAAGTACGCCTGCGCATACCAAAGCTGAATATTCGCCCAGGCTGTGACCAGCCAATACCAGTTCGGCGTCTGACTGTTCAGTTTGCCACTGTCGGAAAATCGCCACACTGGCGGTCAACAATGCAGGCTGTGTGCGGTGGGTTTCATTCAATTCGCTTTCAGGACCGTCTAAAACGAGTTTTGCCAGGTCATAACCCAGTGCTGCAGAGGCCTCTGCAAAGGTATCCTGAACAACTTGAGAAGTTTCTAATAATTCCGCCAACATGCCAACGCTCTGAGAGCCCTGGCCTGGAAATAGTAAAGCAATCTTTTGTGACATAGTGTGCTCTTATGATTTCTATATTCTGCCATTTCCTTAGCCACACTATTTGGATGAACTAGGATCTGGCAGATGTCTCTTCAATCGGCGCCATTTCTTCAAAGGCCGCCTGGATCTTATCTGGAATACGTCTATCTACTTCTCTGGCCGCTTCTTCAATCGCAGCCAAAAAAGCCTTCTTCGACGCATTTCCGTGACTTTTCACTACAATACCGCGCAATCCTACCAGACTTGCGCCATTATACTGGTCGGGGTTCACACGTTTATACAGTTTTTTTATGACGGGCCTGAGTAAAAACGCCAGGCAGCGGTAAAAAAGGTGCTTTTTCAACGCTTTTGTAAACTTAAACATGATAAGTTTGGCAATTCCTTCACAGGTTTTCAATGCAACATTGCCAACAAAGCCCTCACACACAATGACGTCTGACTTGCCTGAAAATATATCACTCCCTTCGCAATAGCCCTGATAATTGATGGCAGAGCAGTCCTGCATTAATTTGGCAGCCTGTTTGATCCCGTCGTGCCCTTTGATATCTTCAAGTCCAATGTTAAGCAGGTGGACTTTGGGTCTGTCCAGTTTCAGCGCGGCGCCTGCAACGATTGAACCCATAATGGCAAACTGCAATAGGGTTTCGGGGTCGCACTGTATGTTAGCACCGAGGTCCAGCAAATAGACGGGCTGTTTTTTTTCTGTGGGCACAGAGGTGATTAAAGCGGGCCTTTTGATACCGGGCAGCATTTTCAGAACGTAGTGCGCCATACTCAATAGTGCGCCAGTATTACCGGAGCTGACACACGCTTGTGCCTGACCGGATTTAACCAAGTCCAGTGCCACTCGCATTGAGGATTTTCGTTTGTTGCGCAGTGCCTGAGCAGGATCACAGGTGTTTGTGACGACTTCATCACAGTGCTTAACGATTAAACGCGGGTGTGAAAGGGCGTTGGCTTTTTCGAGCGCATTTTCAAGAACGGTTCGATTGCCACAAAGCAACAGAATTAAGCGGGGATATTTTTCGACTGCAGCGAGCGCGGCAGGTATTGATGAACGGGGGCCGTAATCGCCCCCCATCATATCTAACGCTATGGTTAGATCAGCGTGCATAAAGCAATCTCTTACTTAGAAATTACTTTTTCGCCTTTGTAGTAACCGTCAGCAGTTACGTGGTGACGACGGTGAGTCTCACCAGAAACTTGATCTACAGTTAGTGTAGGACCGTTAATAGCATCGTGTGAACGACGCATGCCACGACGTGAACGTGACACCTTACTTTTTTGTACCGCCATTAGCCTTTCTCCTAAGAATCTTTCTTAAGTTGTTTTAAAATTTCAAATGGATTTGGTTTGCTCTCTTGTTCTTCTATATCACCAAAGCTAACTGGCTTATCAGAAAATGAACAGGATGCTTCTGTATGCTTAGGAACGATGGGGATCGCCAGTATCAACTCATCTTCGACAATTTGCCGCAGATTAATCTCACCTTCTTCATCCAACTCCACAACATCATAGCACTCAGGGAGTTCTTCCGACTCTGCACCGAATCCGACTGGCGAATACGCAAAGTCTTGTTCCAAATCCAACCCTAATTCATCGTTACAACGCTGACACAACACGGTGACTTTGGCTTGTACGTTTCCACGTACCACAACCAAACCTTGCTGGTCTGTTTCGCAACGAATAGTTACCGCTATTTCACCTACTTGATCTTGCACAACTTGCTGCAAACGAGAAAGTTCTTCAAGCGCAATAACACCGTCATAACTGGCCCGGCGCTGTGCCGCTTTGCAAGGATCAATGGTGATGGGAATTTTCACCTTTTGCATAGGGGCTGCATCATATAGATAGTTAGTGCTTTAGTCAAAGCAAAATTAAACTTTCATATTGTTTTTGACTACGTTGTGATTATCCTATGGAGAATTTACTACAACGCAGTGACGGTACTTATGAAATCACCACTTATATTAGCCTCCAGCTCGCCATTTAGGCAGCAAATTTTAGCAAAATTGTGCCTGCCATTTGACAGCTTTTCTCCCGACATTGATGAGTCAGGTTTGCCTCAAGAAGCGCCTGCCGAGCTGGTTGCCAGGTTAAGTGAAAGCAAAGCGCGTGTCGCGCACCAATATTATAGCAGTGGATTAGTCATTGGCTCAGATCAGGTCGCTTTATTTAACGATCAGATCCTTGGTAAACCTCACACAGTGGAAAATGCCCATGCGCAGCTCAAACAATTCAGCGGCCAGGTGGTTACTTTTCTCACCGGATTATGCGTCTATGAGCTTGAGACTCAGCGGGCAGTGACTAAGGTTGTGCCATTTAAAGTGCATTTTCGTCAGTTAACCGACACGCAGATTGCACAGTATGTCGCGAAAGAGCAGCCACTCAACTGTGCAGGGAGCTTTAAAAGTGAAGGGCTGGGTATTTGTCTGTTCGACAAACTAGAGGGAGACGATCCCAATACATTAATTGGACTCCCCCTAATTGAACTGACTAAATCATTGGACGAATTCGGCGTCGACGTGCTCGGACAATAGGAAGTCACTCAACTGAGTATAACTATGACACAAGGCCAGTGGTGCGTAAGCCTTGAGCTGCGCTTCGCTGGCAGCACCAAGGGTTACAGCAATAGCAGGTACACGGGCATTGCTGGCCAGTGCCATATCAATTCCCGTATCACCTACCATAATGGCCTCTTTAGCAGGCACGTCCAGCTCATTTAAGATCTGCAGCAGCATATCCGGATCGGGTTTTGACTTTGCGTCATCCGCCGTTTTAGTGACACAAAAGTAATCACTCAAACCACTGTGTGCCAGCAAATTATCCAGGCCAGCACGGCTTTTACCTGTTGCAACAGCAAGTAAAATGCCCTGCGCTTTCAGTTCGGCCAGCAGTGCTTCAACTCCCTCAAACACGGTTATGGGGGTTGTGTCTTCTTTATATAGACGTTTATACGTCAATGCTAAATCAGCCGCCTTATCTTGTTGCTCTGGGAACAAAGTTGCCATGGCCTTCTCTAACGACAAACCTATGATTGACTTGGCAGCCTCATTTGAAATGGGTTCAAGCCCATGACATGCCGTGACCTTATGAAGGGTATTGACAATTTTTGGCACAGTATCCATTACCGTACCATCCCAATCGAAAATGACCAGCTTATATGCCATGGGTACCTCTTAATGTTGTCAGGCAGTGCTCCAGTGCTTTATCCAGTGGCGCTTCAACATGTAAGGTGGTCTCGTGTTTAGGGTGAATAAACCTAAGCTCCCGGGCATGCAAGAACAAGCGGCCCAGCCCGAGCTGGCGCATTTTGCTGTCGAACACCTGATCGCCATATTTATCATCACACGCTATAGGGTGACCTTTGCATTGCGTATGCACGCGGATCTGGTGGGTGCGTCCCGTCACTGGCGATGCCTGCACTAAGGTCGCCCCCTCAAAGCGCTCCAGTACCCGAAAGCGCGTATGTGAGGCCTTGCCTTCTTCGTGATCAACTCGCACCACCCGCTCGCCGGATTGCAGGGTGTTTTTGCGCAGCGGCTCAGTGACATTTTTATGCTTTGCAGACCACTCACCGCATACCAGTGCCCAGTAATTCTTTTCCATGGTTTTTTCTCTGAGCTGTTCGTGCAGCCCTTTGAGAATCGCACGACGTTTTGAGATCAATAAACAGCCAGAAGTATCGCGATCTAGACGGTGTACTAGCTCCAGATTTCTTTCTTCCGGGCGCAATGCACGAATTGCTTCAATCAGTCCATAGCTCAGGCCGCTGCCGCCGTGCACCGCCATTCCGGATGGCTTATTCATGACAATAAGATACTTATCTTCATACAAGATAGCATCTTCAAGTCCGGCTACTTTGTCCAGATTTTTAGGTACAAACTCCGACTTTTCTGCCACTTTGACTGGCGGAATACGCACTTCGTCGTTCAGTTGTAGTTTATAAACTGGCTTAACCCGTTTTTTGTTAACCCTGACCTCCCCTTTGCGAAGAATTTTGTAGATTGCACTCTTTGGCACCCCTTTAAGGTGGGTAAGCAAAAAGTTATCTATGCGCTGACCGAGTTGGTCTTCCGTTATGGTTACAAAACTTACCTTTAAGCCGGTTTTTTCTGACATTGCCTAATCACTGAATTGAGTAATAATTTAGTTGCTATCACGCAGGTATTAGTGGGATAATCGGCCCGCCTATCTTTGCGAGCGTGCTTTTTATCGCATTGATGCCGCTGTGATGCACATCTTGGGTGGAGGATCATACAGATTAGAGCTGAGATTTCCACAGCTTTATCGACCCGGCCCAGTGACAAATACGTGCGTTTAATCTGAAATGAAGCGTGTAATAGTTCATTGTACTGATTAAACACAGCTAAATAACCGAAATTAAAAGCAATAATTATTAATGTCTTGTGTAGTTTAGTCGGGATATGTTTAGGCCCGTGCGACATCCGCAAGTTGAGTAAAATACTCAGTAACCCGCCACTTAAAAAGCAGTGTGGCGTAAGCGTTGCATGCGGAAGTAAATGATTGTTCCCGTCTCCCAGTCGTGAGACTGCATTATAAAAATAGGAACACTAAACACCTGAACTAGCGTGCACAGGCAAAGTGTAAAAAATTAAGTAGAGTAAAAATATGAAACGTATGCTGATCAATGCGACGCAGCAAGAAGAAATGCGCGTTGCACTGGTTGACGGCCAGCGTCTGTACGATCTTGATATCGAAAGCCCTGGTCATGAACAGAAAAAAGCCAATATTTACAAAGGTAAAATCACTCGTATAGAACCTTCCCTAGAAGCCGCTTTTGTTGATTATGGTGCTGAGCGCCACGGTTTCCTC
The Pseudoalteromonas viridis DNA segment above includes these coding regions:
- the rpmF gene encoding 50S ribosomal protein L32, producing MAVQKSKVSRSRRGMRRSHDAINGPTLTVDQVSGETHRRHHVTADGYYKGEKVISK
- a CDS encoding Maf family protein, with the translated sequence MKSPLILASSSPFRQQILAKLCLPFDSFSPDIDESGLPQEAPAELVARLSESKARVAHQYYSSGLVIGSDQVALFNDQILGKPHTVENAHAQLKQFSGQVVTFLTGLCVYELETQRAVTKVVPFKVHFRQLTDTQIAQYVAKEQPLNCAGSFKSEGLGICLFDKLEGDDPNTLIGLPLIELTKSLDEFGVDVLGQ
- the yceD gene encoding 23S rRNA accumulation protein YceD, with translation MQKVKIPITIDPCKAAQRRASYDGVIALEELSRLQQVVQDQVGEIAVTIRCETDQQGLVVVRGNVQAKVTVLCQRCNDELGLDLEQDFAYSPVGFGAESEELPECYDVVELDEEGEINLRQIVEDELILAIPIVPKHTEASCSFSDKPVSFGDIEEQESKPNPFEILKQLKKDS
- the plsX gene encoding phosphate acyltransferase PlsX — protein: MHADLTIALDMMGGDYGPRSSIPAALAAVEKYPRLILLLCGNRTVLENALEKANALSHPRLIVKHCDEVVTNTCDPAQALRNKRKSSMRVALDLVKSGQAQACVSSGNTGALLSMAHYVLKMLPGIKRPALITSVPTEKKQPVYLLDLGANIQCDPETLLQFAIMGSIVAGAALKLDRPKVHLLNIGLEDIKGHDGIKQAAKLMQDCSAINYQGYCEGSDIFSGKSDVIVCEGFVGNVALKTCEGIAKLIMFKFTKALKKHLFYRCLAFLLRPVIKKLYKRVNPDQYNGASLVGLRGIVVKSHGNASKKAFLAAIEEAAREVDRRIPDKIQAAFEEMAPIEETSARS
- a CDS encoding HAD-IA family hydrolase — translated: MAYKLVIFDWDGTVMDTVPKIVNTLHKVTACHGLEPISNEAAKSIIGLSLEKAMATLFPEQQDKAADLALTYKRLYKEDTTPITVFEGVEALLAELKAQGILLAVATGKSRAGLDNLLAHSGLSDYFCVTKTADDAKSKPDPDMLLQILNELDVPAKEAIMVGDTGIDMALASNARVPAIAVTLGAASEAQLKAYAPLALCHSYTQLSDFLLSEHVDAEFVQ
- the rluC gene encoding 23S rRNA pseudouridine(955/2504/2580) synthase RluC, whose translation is MSEKTGLKVSFVTITEDQLGQRIDNFLLTHLKGVPKSAIYKILRKGEVRVNKKRVKPVYKLQLNDEVRIPPVKVAEKSEFVPKNLDKVAGLEDAILYEDKYLIVMNKPSGMAVHGGSGLSYGLIEAIRALRPEERNLELVHRLDRDTSGCLLISKRRAILKGLHEQLREKTMEKNYWALVCGEWSAKHKNVTEPLRKNTLQSGERVVRVDHEEGKASHTRFRVLERFEGATLVQASPVTGRTHQIRVHTQCKGHPIACDDKYGDQVFDSKMRQLGLGRLFLHARELRFIHPKHETTLHVEAPLDKALEHCLTTLRGTHGI
- the fabD gene encoding ACP S-malonyltransferase, translated to MSQKIALLFPGQGSQSVGMLAELLETSQVVQDTFAEASAALGYDLAKLVLDGPESELNETHRTQPALLTASVAIFRQWQTEQSDAELVLAGHSLGEYSALVCAGVLDLATAVKLVEKRGLYMQQAVPAGTGSMAAIIGLDDESITKICEEQAEQQVVAPVNYNSPGQVVIAGHKEAVERASAACKEAGAKRALPLAVSVPSHCALMKPAAQQLAADLAEIEFAAPVFPVINNVDVAQQQSSDAIKDALVRQLYSPVRWTETVQQLAKEGITQAYEFGPGKVITGLVKRIDKSIACSAVNDTAAITSAK